In Polycladomyces subterraneus, the following are encoded in one genomic region:
- the kynU gene encoding kynureninase — protein sequence MSIFSFEPSYEYALRLDRQDELSLFRDEFYVPEGTIYLDGNSLGLLSKRAEQSLLEMLESWKKLAIDGWTQGRYPWFYLSERLGEMTAPLIGASPEEVIVTASTTVNLHQAVATFYQPQGKKTKILADELAFPTDIYVLQSQIKRKGYDPETHLVKVKSRDGRFIEEEDIISVMTDEIALIVLPSVLYRSGQILDMKRLTEEAHRRGILVGFDCCHSIGAIPHALSEWGVDFAVWCNYKYLNAGPGGVAGLYVHRRHFDRTPGLAGWFGSRKDKQFDMDHTMNPAEHAGAYQLGTPHILSAAPLIGSLEMFAEAGIDRVRRKSLQLTRYLIFLIERELIGYGFAIGSPLEDHRRGGHVYLEHPEAVRICKALKANGVIPDFRAPNGIRLAPVALYTTFEEVWKCLQILKEIMETGQYKQFKNTRDVVA from the coding sequence ATGAGTATTTTCTCTTTTGAGCCGTCATATGAATACGCTCTTCGATTGGACCGACAGGATGAGCTATCTTTGTTTCGAGATGAATTTTACGTCCCGGAAGGGACGATTTATTTGGACGGCAACTCGTTGGGTTTACTGTCCAAACGGGCCGAACAATCACTGCTGGAGATGCTCGAATCATGGAAGAAACTAGCGATTGACGGCTGGACCCAGGGACGGTATCCGTGGTTTTACTTGTCGGAACGTTTGGGGGAAATGACCGCGCCCTTGATCGGAGCTTCTCCCGAAGAAGTGATTGTAACCGCTTCTACTACGGTCAATCTGCATCAAGCGGTGGCCACTTTTTATCAACCCCAGGGGAAAAAAACAAAAATTTTGGCGGATGAATTGGCATTCCCTACTGATATCTACGTTTTGCAAAGTCAAATCAAAAGGAAGGGGTATGACCCGGAGACTCATTTGGTCAAGGTAAAAAGTCGCGACGGCCGTTTCATCGAGGAAGAAGACATCATTTCCGTCATGACCGACGAGATTGCGCTGATCGTGCTGCCCAGCGTGTTGTACCGAAGTGGTCAAATTCTGGACATGAAACGGTTGACGGAGGAAGCACACCGGCGGGGGATTCTTGTCGGCTTTGACTGCTGCCATTCCATCGGTGCCATTCCGCATGCGTTGAGTGAGTGGGGTGTCGACTTCGCCGTCTGGTGCAACTACAAGTATCTAAATGCCGGCCCGGGAGGAGTGGCTGGACTGTATGTCCATCGCCGGCATTTTGACCGTACCCCGGGTTTGGCGGGTTGGTTCGGTTCACGCAAGGACAAACAGTTCGACATGGACCATACGATGAACCCGGCCGAGCACGCCGGCGCTTACCAGCTGGGAACACCGCACATTTTGAGCGCCGCTCCCTTGATCGGTTCGTTGGAAATGTTTGCGGAAGCGGGCATTGACCGGGTACGTCGCAAATCACTGCAACTGACACGTTATTTGATTTTCCTGATTGAACGGGAACTGATCGGATATGGATTTGCGATCGGAAGTCCGCTGGAGGATCACCGGCGCGGCGGTCACGTCTATCTGGAGCACCCCGAGGCGGTGCGTATCTGCAAAGCATTGAAAGCGAACGGCGTAATCCCGGATTTCCGTGCTCCGAATGGCATTCGCCTCGCACCGGTCGCACTTTACACGACCTTTGAAGAGGTATGGAAGTGTCTCCAAATCCTCAAGGAAATCATGGAGACGGGGCAATACAAGCAGTTTAAAAACACACGGGATGTGGTGGCCTAG